The Triticum urartu cultivar G1812 unplaced genomic scaffold, Tu2.1 TuUngrouped_contig_5234, whole genome shotgun sequence genome includes the window TTCCTGCCCTGAACCAGCAAGACACTGCCACTACTGTTTTCCTGCCCTGAACCAGCAGATCGCTTTATTTTACTATAAGCTACTGATTTTAACTCTTCTATAAAAAAGCTACTGATTAACTGATTTTAGTAACTGTTTTAAAACTTTAAGCTACTGATTAAATGAGCTCAATGCGTAATGCTACTACTGATTCTATGACACGCAAGCAGTCCCTGGTGAAGACATCAGACATGCGCGCAGGCAATGAGGGGAGGAAGGCAGGTCGGAGGAGAGGATGCCATTACACGGCAGTAGGAGACGACGAGCAGTTGGTGTTGGTGGCCGCGGCGGCGGACTAGTAGGACTGGGCGGTGGGCGCTGGCGAGTGACGGAAGTGGCAGCGGTGGCCGTAGGGGCAGCCAGAGGCGGCAGAGAACATCTGGCAGGGGAGGGTCTTGTAGCGCGGGTGGCGGATGACGGGGCGCATCTCCTGCAGGCCGTGCGCGAACCGGCACCGGCCGCCGTAGGAGCAGGCGCCGCCCTCCCACTTGTTGCACAGCTCCGTCTTCTGGGTGCCCTGCCTGTACGCCTCCAGCTCCACCACTTCTCCATCCCCATTCGCCTCGTCCTCCCCTGCCTGCTGCAATCACCATTCCCCATTACAAAATCAATCATACGGATATGAATTCCCAATGATATTTCTCGAATTGAGTTTTTGGTTTTGTGAGTTAGCCAAATCAATACCCTGTCTCTTCGATTAATGACCACTCTGTAACATCAAATTGCAAACAACAAGTAGCCGATTCAATACTATTCCTGAAGtcccccgcaaaaaaaaataCTATTCCTGAAGAAAAATTAAGCAAGTTCAGTACAGTTTCTTCCTGCAATTGAATCCCAAGCAAAGCCATGACGTGATAAGAATTTGTGTGATTCCAACTTAACTTAGGAAATTCCTAATCAAGCTGCGGCGTAAGTTTGGCTTACTTCATCAAGGAACTGCCAACACTATGTAGGTTAAAAGCTACAACTGTCAAGTGTTACAAAATTTGCTAATTATAAACACAACCTGATGCTTAATGCAATTGCCAAATCGTTTATAGAACGTCATATTGCCAGAGTTTCGTCTGATTTTTCAGGTTTAAACTTTCCTGCTAACCATATAATTGCGTCACAAGCCTAATTTCTCCTCAATTAAGCGACTTCGACTCACTGCATCAAGCGACTCTGCCTCTGTAGCGGAACCCGAAAGCAGAGTATGACGAATCCGAGTACAAAATTAGCTAATTCAACATAATCTGCTGCTTGATGCTATCGTCAAATTATAAATAGAGCATCGTATTACCAGAGCTCGTCTAATATCGCAGGTTTAGTATATTTCACCATCTAATTGCATCACAAACAAATTTGCTCCACGattactatgaattttgcaggaaCTGGAACTATTGAACTGTGTTCGAGGAATTCAGCGCAGATTTTCGAGTTCCGAGCAGATAAACAAAGCGATTCACTGCGGAATAAAGCAGTGAATTCGTAAGCAGTAGGATTTGCGGGCTTACCTCGATCGCAGGAGGCGGACGAACACGGAGGCGCTGCGCCTCTGCCTCGCCCCGCGGCTGCTTCGCCTGCGAGAGGTAGCACTTGGAACGGATGGAGATGCTCTTCGGCGCGCCCCCGCGTGCTGCTACCTCCTCCGTCGGCTTCGGCGGTGGTGTCGGAGCCGGCGCGATCGCCCGCTTCCCCTGATCGGCCTCGAGCTCCTCGAGGAGGAGAGACAGGTGCGTGTTCTCCGCTCTGAGGCGGAGGCGCTCGAGGCGGAGGTCAGCGACCTCGGCCGTGGCGTCGCGCAGGCGCAGGAAGCAGTCGTCGTAGCGGTCGGCGATCGCGCGGAGGAGCCTCTCCGCCTCCCGCACCTCGCTCGCTTGCTCCGCCGACATGCGGAGCGGAGAGACGTGGCGGCCCTCGGAGACGCACGATGAGGGCGAGTGGAGCTGCGTCCCCGTCGTTGATGGCCCCCATGTGGGCGAACGGAGCAGGCCTCCCTTGCTGCGGCCGTCGGATACGTGCGACGAGGGAGTGGAGTCGAGCAGCTTCTCCCGTGGCGACGAGCCGAAGCCCTCGGAGGAGACGCAGGACGACGCCGCAGGCGACAGGTACCCGAGCTCCCCCTCCATGGCCTCCACTGGAGAGCCCGAGCTGCGAACAGGGTAGCAGAGAGCGAGACGATGAGGAGCTTGGGGGCGGTTACCTTCGTGTCGCCTGTCGGGTTCGGAAGGAAATTGGAGGGAAGCAGTTGCGGTTTGAGAGACAGGTCCAAGTGACTTGATTGCCCTGCCTTATATAGAGCCACCGTTCATCTCACTAAGACCAAGGGCAGGAACGACTTTTCTCTTGTTTATCTGACGCGACCAGCTCCTGCACTAAGCTGAACAAGTATAAGGCCGTAGAAATGAATCAAGTGAAAATGACCAGATTTCCCTTCCTTGTGCAgcgcatgctcaactcaacaagGGTAGAACCGACTTTTCTCCCAGTTACTGCTAAAACGTACAGTAGCTTCATTTCGTTTAGAGCGTTCCTGAAGGAACAGTAAAGAGCACTGCATTCGGTCACCGTTGGACACCACACAGAATCTATGCCGCAGCTCTGAATTTAGCATCGCGCATATAATGGTTCAGATGGTGTACAGGGCCAGCAAGTATCAGTAATATTGAGCACTGAACTACTGACCAAAATATCAATGTAACAATAAGGAAGGTATTGTTGTTCTGTTGTTGAAACAGCAAGAAATCAGAGCTAGGGTCTGCAAATAACAGGCTGTGTAATACAATGCCAATGAAATAATCCAGAGTTTCTAGATATTCTTCAGGTGAGGGTGTTAGCAGTCATTTTTTAGGGGGTGTCGTCGTGATATCAGAGACCCGGAACGACTTCTCGAGGAGCTGCGGAACGGTTAGTTTCAACTCGAACGTCAACTTCTGGAGTACATAACACAGGGCAGTCACATCATGCATTGCACGGTGCGCTTTGCCATCGACTGGGATCTTGTAACGCTCTACCAGTGTCTTCATCGACGCGGAGCTGATTTTTTCCCCTGAGGTGGAAGAGAAATGAGGTTAAGCTTTTGAGTCGCATGATTTGCTTCAGTTAAATAAACTTCTTTTTTTCAGTTATATGcaaaaacaagaaacaaggaTCAATCTTATACTTATTTACTAATTGGAGGCTCCACATCAATCCTAGCAGCTAGAGATTTCTGTCCGTCTGATCTGCATATGATGCATGTTTTGCCGTCAGATGAAGTAGCAGAGGCACCCTCACCATCGTCCCTCTCCAACAGACACAGTCCATCTCTTCCTCTGTATCCCAGCCTCCCTCGAGAAGACAAGAAAAACATCTCCAGTCACCAGCGATGAATTCAATCCGGCAGCCACCCCAGCCTCCAACAGGCCTTCAATTTGTTGGGGTTATGTCTGCGTGGAGGCCCCCTCTGCCTCCCCATATTGCAGACTGAGCGCCTCCCTGTGGCAGCATCCGCTAAAGTTTGCGCCCTCGCTGCCACGCAAAGTTGGCATAGCTATCTGCTGGAGCATTAGCGAGACCCCTTCTGCTGGGACTCTACAATAATCTGACTATTATCTACTGTAGTACAGTCACACTTGCCTTTTCCCTACGGGGTGTATGATGTTAGTATATTACCTGTGTTGCTTTCATCTGAAAAGGGCGAGATAATGGCAAGCACTTGGTGACCACTCCCATGCCTAGGGCTAGCTGGTGGCCTCGGTGATTTAGGGTGTCGATGCATATGCAAGAAGTGTAGGTTTAAGATTTATTATCGTCTCTGTTTGAAATCATCGATATGCTCAGTAAGTTATAGCATATATTGCTAAGTAGGCCTGATGTACCTAGGATAATATTTATTTTTATGTAATTATTATGTGCAATGATGGGGCATGCAATCCCTTGAAAAACACAACAATTAAACAAACCGGCGGCAAGTTACCACTTACTACTTCAATCTTATATTTATACGGTGATGTCAACCTTCTGGTTGATCAATTAATTCTTCAGGTGCCAATTAGCTTTAGATTTATAGTACATGTTTTCCTATCTACATTATATGTGGTTTGCTTGATTTTTTTTAGTCCTGAGTGATCTAGAAATATAACTTCATTGCTGCTTCAATCCAAGGAATATCCAGAGAAGGTGATTGGCAATAATGATTTTTTTGTAAGGGTTGGTAATAGTGCCAGAGTTAATTGTTATATTACATGGACAGGCTCATGTTATGATTTTTTTTGGTGGATTGGCATTGCCTTTTTGCCTTACTGTCTTTTACATTGTCATAGCCACGGACTGTTGTTAGTTACTACACATCTggatatatgtatatatatgtaaATACATAAAAGTCAATACAGGATTTTCTTTTACACTCTCTTGCTGCTGTTTAGATATGTACTTTGAGAACTTCCTAAACTTTGCTTTGCTTTGTCTGCCGACTAAACTGGGATGTCTGCATCTTTGTATAAGTACATGAAATCAAACCTTCCTGATCCTTTTTGTTACTAAATAATATTTTTCCCAATGTTTATTTTGTTCATTTGAACTCCGCCTATGTTGTCTCAACATAGCTGGTCCCAAGCACAGGTAAAGGAGGGTTGTAATAGGCTTGGCGAGCCAACGTCAAAACTCTGCcactcttatggagatgaaacccaaaagattttcattggggCGTAACCCTCTCAGCGACGTGCCACATCAGAACCCGGGTGTGGCGTCAAATGGGGAAGGGCCGGGCCGTCACACCCATGGTGCCGCGCCGTATCTTGATCTGGATACGGTGGCAAGTGAGCAAGGATCGGGTTGTCGCATCCTTAGTGGCCCGCTAGATCGACGCTTGGGTGTAGTGGAAAATGAGCAAGGGTCTTCGCATTTGACTCGGCGAGTGCGAAAGGTAAGGAAGCTAGCCGAGCCTAGGAGGATCCGCTTAGATAGCTGGACCTTATGGTCCCTGACAGGTGGCAGGTATGCATCGGGAGCTAGTAGATACAGTGGTGAGGAGAGTTGTTGATATCCTTAACGtccaagaaaccaaatggagggGACAGAAGGCAAAGGAGGTGGAGAATACCGGCTTCAAGCTGTGGTACACGGGGACGACTGCAAACAGAAATGGAGAAGGCATCTTGATCAACAATAGCCTCAAGTATGGAGTTATCAGCGTAAGGAGACGTGAGGACCGGGTTATCCTGGTCAAGCTGGTTATTGGGGACTTAATTCTCAATGTTATCAACGAGTATGCCCCGAAAGTGGACCACAATGAGAACACCAAGAGGGAGTTCTGCGAAGGCCTGGAGGACATGGTTAGGAGCGTACCTGTTGGCAagaagctcttcataggaggaTACCTCAATAGCCACGTGGGTACATCTAACACAGGTTTTGAAGGAGTGCATGGG containing:
- the LOC125528953 gene encoding putative zinc finger CCCH domain-containing protein 21 isoform X1, coding for MEGELGYLSPAASSCVSSEGFGSSPREKLLDSTPSSHVSDGRSKGGLLRSPTWGPSTTGTQLHSPSSCVSEGRHVSPLRMSAEQASEVREAERLLRAIADRYDDCFLRLRDATAEVADLRLERLRLRAENTHLSLLLEELEADQGKRAIAPAPTPPPKPTEEVAARGGAPKSISIRSKCYLSQAKQPRGEAEAQRLRVRPPPAIEQAGEDEANGDGEVVELEAYRQGTQKTELCNKWEGGACSYGGRCRFAHGLQEMRPVIRHPRYKTLPCQMFSAASGCPYGHRCHFRHSPAPTAQSY
- the LOC125528953 gene encoding putative zinc finger CCCH domain-containing protein 21 isoform X2, yielding MEGELGYLSPAASSCVSSEGFGSSPREKLLDSTPSSHVSDGRSKGGLLRSPTWGPSTTGTQLHSPSSCVSEGRHVSPLRMSAEQASEVREAERLLRAIADRYDDCFLRLRDATAEVADLRLERLRLRAENTHLSLLLEELEADQGKRAIAPAPTPPPKPTEEVAARGGAPKSISIRSKCYLSQAKQPRGEAEAQRLRVRPPPAIEAGEDEANGDGEVVELEAYRQGTQKTELCNKWEGGACSYGGRCRFAHGLQEMRPVIRHPRYKTLPCQMFSAASGCPYGHRCHFRHSPAPTAQSY